Sequence from the Ziziphus jujuba cultivar Dongzao chromosome 9, ASM3175591v1 genome:
TGTAATCATTCATTAGGTAACTATTTTTAGTGTCTTTTATGcagatttgatttttgttttgcattgaaatatatatatatatatatatagaaattctatggtgaggacggtccgcatgaggaccgcagtattggtgacggtttttcatagtattaacgacggtttcttagaaaatcgtcaccaatactatgaaaaactgtcaccaatactgtggtccgcatgagaaccgtccgcaccatagatggactgtatatatatatattaaacagaGAACACAAAAAGTTGATCATGAAAGTCACAAACTTTTATTGACAGGATAGGTGAGAGTTTGTACTCTCCATGTCTATCTCTGTTTCGCAGCTTCTGCCCTGTTTTCCCATCTCTGTTTTCATCTTCATTCTAAATGAGGATGGAGGTGGAATAGGAAAATaggttcatatatttttttaatgatcttGGCATTTGTCTCCAGAAACTTCTTGATCTTGCTATTGTTATTCATCTCTCTCCAAGACATTTGAATTAAttcatgtaattaaaaaaaaaaaacatatttgattgtggttatgtatttgtattaaaGAAGGCAAAAAGCTTTAATCTTTGCCTTCTAAATATCTTGTGCTTGGATTGCTCAACTTGAGAATATATAAAGTAAATACATTTTTTGGGAttctataaataaattctatttaagGCAGTTTATGCTTCATCTATCATTGCATTGTACATTCAAGCATACTAGGATGGAGTTAGTGTACATTCCAAAGCGTgcatgtaacagcccagtccacccgcatggttttaaaaggcctctcaaggaaaaggtatccacaccctcttatgaggcatgcttcattccccttttcCAATCCACTCCCCTTGGTGCCCAGCATTCTCgctagcacaccgatccgggtctgactctgataccatctgtaacagtccAATTCAcccgtatgagatattgtccgctttgggtccagtccgcacggttttaaaaggcctctcaaaggaaaggtatccacacccccttataaggcatgcttcgtttccctttccaaacgatgtgggatctcacagtgCATGTTTGGTCTtccatgttatttattttattaatttttttccaatattagCCTACCTcattaagataaaatataattagaattAGAAATCTTGGAAATGAGTATATATGGTTTGGTTTCAATAGCGTGCAGTGGGAAGAATACAAACAACCTTGAtttgacttgtttattttaAGTTATTGCTGAGTCACATTGCTGGCATTGTCTTGGAATTTTTTTAGGCTTGCCGGCCAGCATTGTCTTGGACCTTTTTCAGGCATGTTATTTTCAAACATGTATGGGCTGACTAAAGCAGGAATCAGTCTTCTCCCTCTACACCTCAAAGAAATCTACACTACTCCCAAGTCTTGGAGTGAGTAGAAAGTTTATACTCCCTTGTTGTTAATTAGTCTGTAATGGACCGCTGAGACCCTTTCATactttatttttagaataacaaattaacttgtcttttttttttttaactttatttttagaataacAAATTagcttgtctttttttttttttggttgtctttATCATACATGTTGTGCTTATGCCATGTTATTGCTATAATTAGCCTGTCCATTTTTCATGAATACAAGCTTAAGACTTTTCAACAACTCCAATACTTCTCTCCCCAACCCTTCCATTATTTTCTGAACAAGAATGGAActagatttctctttgttcatCTTCTTGCGATTTTCTATAAAACTCCCATTACTTCACCTTGcataaatcattttctttttcacatgtGCTCAGCCACTTTGCCATGACAACGAGAGAATTGCATTATTGCAGTTCAAGGACAGCTTTGTAATGGACAAGAATGCTTCTTTGCTTCCTTTTGCATATCCAAAGGTTGCATCTTGGACAGGAGAGAAGAACCATGATTGTTGCTTCTGGGATGGAGTCAAGTGTGATAAGGAATCCGGGCTTGTAATCGCACTTCATCTTAACAGTAGTTGTCTTTATGGTTCTATCAACTCCACCAGCACTCTTTTCCAGCTTTCTCAGCTTCGAATCCTTGACCTTACTGATAATGATTTTAATCATTCCCAAGTCCCTTCTACTTTGGGCAATCTATCACAATTAAAATATCTCAACCTTGAGTGGAGTGGGTTTGCTGGTTCGATTCCTTCATCAATCGGTAAGCTAACTATGCTTGCTTATTTATCCCTTTCAGCAAATAAATTGAGGGGTCAAATCCCATTTGAATTTGGAAATCTTTCAAGATTAAGAGAACTATACATTATGGGTTGTATGGATTTTTATACATTACCTTGTAAGCTAACTAGGCCCACTGATTTGGACCTTTCAAAGGATTATTTTTTGAATGGCCATATCCCATCTTCCCTTTAAAATCTCACCCAACTTACCCAACTAGAACTTGGGTATAATCAATTAACTAGTCAAATTCCACCTTGGCTTGGAAACCTTACCCAATTAAGTTTACTAAAACTTAATGACAATAACTTGTATGGTACTGTGCCAAATTCATTTTCCAAACTCAAGAAACTTCTAGTTCTTAGTCTTGTTGATAATCAGTTGAGCGAAACTTTAGATTTTGATATGTTTCCTGGCATGACAAATCTCATTGCACTCcaattatcatataaaaatttgtcAGTGCTCAATACTGGAAAAAAACATCACAAATGGTACTACTGTTCCTCGATTATATTATTTAGAATTGGGCTCATGCAATTTAACTACCCTCCCTGCTTTATTAAGGTAccaaaaaaatctaatatatttttcatttgctGGAAACCAAATGCATGGCCAAATACCCACTTATTGAACGTCAGCACATAAACCTTGGAAGTTTTGGAGCTTTCTCAAAATTTCTTGACAGGTTTTGAGCAACCTCCTGCTGCTCTTCCATTGTTTCGTCTAAAGATCTTATTTCTTGACAATAACATGCTACAAGGGTCACTTCCATTTCTGCCACCATCCATTCTAAATTATGATCTTCCAAACAACAAACTAAGTGGAGAAGTTTCACCGTTGTTTTGCAATTTAAGTTCCATTCAATATAATAGTTTGGGCCATAACAAATTGAGTGGTATGCTTCCTGCATGTTTGAAAAACCTGAGCAATTCTCTTTTAGCTTTAAGTTTAGTAAACAACTCTTTCTATGGTAGCACTCCTGAAATCTGCATAAATGGAAGCCAGCTTATTGTGGAAAGTGCCAGCTCAGCATAGCTTTAGCATAGCCTTGTTGCCAGATTATCACACCAGTTAGATAAATGTCATGTGACCCACCACGTGATTGTATTTTAGTTATAAGTTTGTTAGTTTTTGCTTTAGAGTACTAATATAAATACTTGGTGTATTAGTTTCTTGTTTTTCAACAAGTTTAACAATAACTCGAAAATAGAACTCTCTGGAAGTTTTTTGCTCTCTctctgatttttctttcttgaattttctcttgcattttctttctttttcttgctgtttttcttccctatcatggtatcagagcctgccTTCATGGCTACTTAGAAATATGCATTGATTTTTGTTTCACCTTTCTCAAGTAATGTTATGAAGCTTGAGGAAGATAATTTTGTTCAATGGAGGTCACAAATTCTTCCTACTCTCTAAGGACATGATCTGGAAAAATTCATTCTTATACGAAGAACAGCGTTGGGAAAAGTTTTAGTTCTTGCGGATGATCGATCTGGCGGTGTTGCTGATGTTGATGAAGAACTTAACTATTAGCTGAAATAGGATCAATTGGTATTAGGATGGATTCGAGCTACAATTTCACATGAAGTTCTACGTCATCTGGTTGGGTTACAAACAACATTTGATGTTTGGCAAACTCTTGAATCTACATATGCATCTCACTTAAGATCTCAAATTTTATGTCTTCGAACACAGTTACAATCCACTAAAAAAGGAGGTTTAAGCATTAATGAATATTGGCTCAAAATGAAGATAATTGCTGATGATCTTGAGGCTGCTGGTGAATTTGTGCATGAGACAGATTTTGCACATTATATTCTTGGTGGTTTAGGACCTGAGTTTGATCCTATCTCTAAAAATCTTAATTCTCGACGAGACTCAATTGGCTTGATAGAGGCTTGATCTCGATTACTTGCGTATGAAAGCAAGTTGGAAGACTATAATTCTGCTCTTTCTATGAATCTTAGACCTTCTCATTCAGCAAATATGATAAGTTTTGTTTCTCATACTGGTTTGAATTTCGTAAACTTGGTTTAACCTCCAACTCATGGGCATGTTGAGACCTCTGGAAGTAATTTTGTGACaatccagaccacccgcatgtagatattgtcctctttgggcctggggaatcttCTTATAACCCAACCTTCACGGGTTTAAAACACATCTACAAGAGAAAGGTATCTACATGCTTATAAaccatgcttcattcccctttccaaccaatgtgggatctcacaatcctccccccttggggcccagcgtcctcactggcacatcgatccgggtccggctctaataccatctgtgacagcccagaccacccgcatatagatattgtccgctttgggcctggggaatcctcttacaacccagccctgacgagtttaaaatgcatctcagtgattagggggaatcctcttccaacccctacctgccagtcccactggcccgggcctcctCGGCCTAactgagatattgtctgctttggaagctaggtagtgagcccaatcctatccctcacggttttactttccctcatggaaACGCATCTTCCTACCCCTCACGATTTTAccttccctcatgggaacgtgTCTTTatttgtgacagcccagaccacctgcatgtaaatattgtttgctttggGCCTAGAAAATattcttacaatccagccctcatgggtttaaaacgtgtctacaagggaaaggtatccacacgcttataagccatgcttcgttcccctttctaactgatgtgggatctcacaatcctccccccttggggcccagcgtcctcgttggcacatcgatctgggtccggctctgataccatctgtgacagcccagaccactcgCATGTAGATagtgtccgctttgggcctgggaaatccttttacaacccagccctcacaaATTTAAAAtgcgtctacaagggaaaggtatccacacgcttataagccatgcttcgtttccctttccaacagatgtgggatctcacaaatttttagttttctgaTCCTAATATCAATGCTGGTCGTGGTTTCTCTTGAAGAGTTCGGTTTGACAGAGGATATGTTGGCAACTACAATTATTGAAATGAGAATTACAATACTCAAGGACGAGGTTTCTTTGGTCGTGGCAGGGGTACTAATTGACCAATTTGTCAAGTTTATAAAATGGTTAGACATACTGGTGatgtttattattataagtATGCTCAACCGTTTGGGCAAAGTGTTCCACAGCCAAGCTTTACTGTTGGAGGTACTAATCCTAGGACTTTCTTTGCTGGAGCACCTCACTCTACAATCTGATTTTTCTAATAACTTTTTGTATAATTACAATATGAGATCACCAGTTATGCCTAAATCAACTCCTGGAATTGTTGCTCCAAATTTACAGTCATATGGTTCAATGTTTGGTTTGTATAATCCTTTTTCTTATGGTGTCTCAACACCACTTGGTAGTTCTAACAACATCTCTGGTAAAGTGCCATAGCAGTCTATTGGTTTTTATGTTCATAATGGTGTAACTCACTTTAATGCACCTCTTTCTGCTTCAGTTGGCATGAATTCTACTGGTTACCCTTTTATGCCTCACATGTAAGCTTCTGTTGGATCTAATTTAGTTGGTTTTCCTTTCATGCCTCCAATGTCAGCTTCCATTGGATCAAATGTTGTTGGTCTTTCTTTAGTGCCTCAAATGTCAGCTAATATGAGTAATCTGTTTCTTTCTCCACATTCTAGTGCTAATCTTGTGTCTACAACAGTGGACCTAAGTCCTTCCTGGTTCTTAGATAGTGGAGCTACTAATCATGTAGATGCAGATGGTGATAGCCTGCTTGAGCATATTAAGTTTCAAGGGAACCATAAACTTACTGTTGGCAATGGGCAGAATATGGATATTACTCATATTGGTAACTCATTCATACCTTCCATCTCTATGGTAGTAAgacttaaaaatgttttggttgTTCCTTGCATAGCAAAAAACTTGTTAAGTATTTCTCAATTAACTAGAGACAATGGATTGGTTGCTGAGTTTACTGATAACTATTGTTTTATCAAGGACAAGTAAGGTAGAACTCAACTTAGAGGAGTATTGGAAGATGGATTGTACAAATTGCAAGCTCCTATTCTTAGAAGACAAAGACTACATGCAAATAAGATGTTTACCAGTTTTTGTGCTGTTGACTTTGGTTCACATCGTGACAAGGGTCACTATTTCTCAAATTGTGCTACTAAATCTGCTGCTGGTGTTTCTGATGTTGTTGGTGAATCGTTTTGCTTTCCTTTATCATGTACTACTTCTTCTCAATGTACTACTTCCTCTCAGTGTTTACCAGATGCAACAAGTGATAGTTGTCATAGAATCAATGTTTCAGAGTTTGCATTGTTTCATAATAGACTTGGACATCCAACTAATAAAGTTACATTGGAAGTCCTCAAAAGTTGTAATaagaaatttcttaataaaGATGAGTTCTTTTGTGATGCCTGCCAACTTGGTAAAAatcatttgatcaatttttcttGTTTCTACTTTTAGAGCATCAGCATTTTTAGAAATCATTTATACAGATTTATGAGGGCCTGCTTCAGTTAGTTCCAAGGAAGGATACAAGTATTACATACAGTTCTTGGATGATTACTCAAGATATGTTTGGATATATCCTTTAAGAACAAAGTCAGAAGctctgttaatttttttaagttttcatgTTATGGTTGAAAGGTAGTTTGATAAACAAATCAAAGTTCTTCAAGCTGATTGGGGAGGTGAATTCAGATCCTTTCTTCCTTATCTCTCAAAGTTTGGTATTGTCTTTAGGCATCATTGTCCTTATATTCACACACAAAATGGAAATGTGGAGAGGAAGCATAGACATCTCTTGGCTTAAGCTCACATGTCACTGGTTTATTGGTGGGAAGCCTTTCATTATGCTTCTTTTTTGATCAATCGGCTACCAACTCAGGTTCTTAATCAACTTTCTCCCTATGAGAAGTTGTTTCATAAAAAACCTGATTACACTTTTCTTAAAGATTTTGGGTGTGCCCGTTTTTCATATTTGAGACTTTATAACAAGGTCAAGCTGAATTTTCATACAACCAAGTGTGTCTTTTTGAGATATAGCCCTGATTATAAAGGTTATCATTGCTTACATCCATCGGGGAGAGTTTATATTACAAATAGTGCTTTTTTTCATGAAACTGAGTTTCCTTTTTTGACTGGTTTTTCTTCATACAACCAAGTGTGTCTTTCCTCTTCTTATTCATCTTCTGATGCACCTTTGTTTATCCTGCATAAAAATGTCTGCTCTACTCCTTTGACTGACTTCACTCCAAATATCTCTTCTATTCCTAATAAAAATTTACCAAGTTCTTTTCCTCAAAATACTTCATTTACTGAATCAATTTCTTTTCTGGCAAATAATTCTCCTTTACCTAATGTTTCTGCTCTTGTTCCTCCAGTTAATTTGTCTCCATATAATTGTTCTCCACAGTCTGATACTTCTACTTCTGCTCCTAATACCTCACACTCATCTTCTAGTCTTCAATCTCCTCTTAGGCCAAATACT
This genomic interval carries:
- the LOC132799436 gene encoding receptor-like protein 35, whose amino-acid sequence is MDKNASLLPFAYPKVASWTGEKNHDCCFWDGVKCDKESGLVIALHLNSSCLYGSINSTSTLFQLSQLRILDLTDNDFNHSQVPSTLGNLSQLKYLNLEWSGFAGSIPSSIGFEQPPAALPLFRLKILFLDNNMLQGSLPFLPPSILNYDLPNNKLSGEVSPLFCNLSSIQYNSLGHNKLSGMLPACLKNLSNSLLALSLVNNSFYGSTPEICINGSQLIVESASSA